Below is a window of Streptomyces genisteinicus DNA.
TCCGGCCCCGCACCCCGAACGGCGACCCCGGTCCGCACACCTCCGGACCCCCGGTCCGAAGATCCCCCACTCGAACCCCCCACTCGAACCCCCGGCCAGAAGATCCTGAACCAGGTATTTCTGTCCCCTTTGTTGCTGTTCGGGTAGCGTCGATGTATGAGGATTCGGCCGCTCACCCTGGTGTCGGCCCTCGCGGGGCTGACCATCGCACTGCTCCTGGCCCTGGCGCCGGCCTCGTCCGCCGCCCGGGCCCCGGGACTGTCCGACGCCGCCGCCGCCCTGAAGCAGGGGCCGGTGTACGTCCACCCGTCCATGACCGACGAGATCTCCCGGGCCGACGCGCAGTCGCTCGCCGCGCAGATCGAGGAGGCCGGCAAGCCCGTGTTCGTCGCCGTGCTGCCGGCGACCGAGGCCTTCCCGCCCGACACCCTCCTGGCCGACCTGCGGGCGCAGACCGGGATCACCGGCCTGTACGCCGTCCGGCTCGGCGACGGATTCGACGCGGCGGCGGACGCCTCCGTGATGCCGAACCGTGCGGTGGACGACCTCGTGGCCTCGGTGAAGGGCGGCGGCCCCGTCGACGCCGCTACCCAGCTCGACAACTTCGTGGGCCAGGCGCTGCCCCAGACCTCCGGATCGGCCCCCGCCTCCTGGTCTCCCGGCGGCGACGGCCCCGGGCGGTCCGGCACGGGCTTCCTGATCACGGTCGGCGTCCTCGCCGCGGCCGCCGGGCTGACGGCGTTCACCGTCGGCCGGACGCGGCGCCGCCGCAGGGAGGCCGAGGACCGGGCCAACCTCGAACGGCTGCGGGTGGTCGTCGACGAGGACATCACGGCCTTCGGGGAGGAACTCGAAAGGCTGGACTTCCACCCCTCGGAGAAGGGTGCCGACGACGCGATGCGCACGGACTACGAGCGCGCGCTCGACGCCTACGACACCGCCAAGAACCGGATGGACCGGGCCGGGCGGCCGGGTGACGTGCGGGCGGTGACCGAGTCGCTGGAGGACGGGCGCTGGTCCCTGGCGTCCCTGGCCGCCCGGCGCTCCGGGCTGCCCGTGCCTGAACGCCGCGCCCCCTGCTTCTTCGATCCGCGGCACGGCCCGTCCGTCGCCGACGTGTCGTGGGCGCCGACCGAGGGCACGGCCCGCGAGGTTCCGGTCTGCGCGGCGGACAGGGCCCGCGTCGCATCCGGTCTGGAGCCGGACGCCCGGACCGTGGAGACCGACTCGGGCCGCCGCCCCTACTGGGAGGCGGGCCCCGCCTACGGCCCCTGGGCGGGCGGATACTTCGGCGGCGGGCTGCTGCCGGGTCTGCTGGTCGGCACGATGCTGGGCCACATGCTCGCCACGCCCGCCTACGCCGCCGACTACGGCGGCGGTGACTACGGGGGCGGGGACTACTCCGGTTCCGACTTCTCCGGTTCCGACGGCGGCGGCGGGGACTTCGGGGGCGGCGGATTCGGCGGCGGGGACTTCGGCGGCGGCGGTTTCGGGGGCGGGGACTTCGGCGGCGGCGGATTCTGACCCCGGTCCCGGGGGCGGCCTCCGCACCGCGGGACGGGGCGTCTGCGGACGCCCCGTCCCGCGGTACACCGCCTGCGTACACCAACCGTGGGGTCGCGATGCGAAACAGTCACCGAGAGTAGGATTCGCCTGCACTGCGTGCTTGTCTCGTGCGCATGCGCAACAGAACCAGGCTCAGCGCCTGTGCCGCGGCCGCTGCCGCGATGATCCTGTCCACCGGTCTCACGACCGCGTCCGCGAACGCCGATCCGAGCCCCACCCGGGCCACTCCGGCGCCTCTCTACCGGTCCAGTGCGCCGGTCGAGGGCCAGTACATCGTCTCGCTCAGCCCCGGCGGGATCGACGGCGAGACGCTGGCGAAGGAGATGGGGCTGACGTCCCTCTTCACCTACTCGTCCGTGATCAGCGGCTTCGCCGCCAAGCTGACCCCCGAGCAGCTGGCCGCGGTCCGTTCCACGGCCGGCGTGGCCGCCGTCGAGCAGGACGCCGTGGTCAGCGCCGTGGGCGCGCCGCGGGCCGGGCGCGCGCCCGCCGCCTCCTGGGGGCTCGACCGGATCGACCAGACCGACCTCCCCCTGGACCAGGACTTCACCGTCAACGGCACGGGCGAGGGAACCACCGGGTACATCCTCGACACCGGTATCGAGTACGGCCACAGCGAGTTCGGCGGCCGGGCGCGGTACGGCTACGACGCCGTCGGCGACGGGCGGGCCGGAGCCGACTGCAACGGCCACGGCACCCATGTCGCGGGCACGGTCGGCGGCGCCACGTACGGGGTGGCCCGCCAGGCGGACCTGGTCAGCGTCCGGGTCCTCGACTGCGAGGGGAGCGGCACCTGGTCCGGCATCATGGCCGGCCTCGACTGGATCGCGCTCGACGCCGATCAGCCCGCCGTCATGAACGCCTCGCTCGGCGGCGCGTACTCGCGCATGGTCAACGACGCGCTCGACCGGGTCGCCGCGAGCGGGGTGGTGCCCGTGGTCGCGGCCGGCAACGACGACGCCGACGCCTGCGACGTCTCGCCGGCCTCCGCGCCCCGGGCCTTCACCGTCGGGGCGAGCGACGCCCAGGACCGTGAGGCGTCCTTCTCCAACCACGGCGAGTGCCTGGCGCTCTACGCCCCGGGCACCGCGATCGTCTCGGCGCGGATGGGCGGTGGCAGCGTCGCCCACAACGGCACGTCGATGGCCGCGCCGCACGTCGCCGGTGTCGCCCTGCTGGCCCGCCAGGCGAACCCGGCCGCGGGCGCCGAGGAGATCGAGAGCAGCCTGCTGGCCGCCGCGGTCGAGGACACGCTGACGGTCGACGCCGGTTCGCCGAACCGGCTGGTGAACACCGGGGGTCTGTGACCCGGGCGCGTCCCCCGCGCACGCACGAGCGCCCGCCGTGCCGGTGACCGGCAGGGCGGGCGCGCTCGTGTGTGCCGGCCGGTCGCGGAGCCGGTCACGGAGGTCCGTGCACCGGGTGACCGCCGGCCGGCCGCCGGCCGCCTGTCCGTCACGGACGGGCGGCCCGTTGCCGACGGGTCAGGCGGCGGCCTTGATCGCGGAGATGTCGAAGGTCAGCCTGACCTTGTCGCTGACCATGACGCCGCCGGCCTCCAGCGCCGCGTTCCAGGTCAGACCCCACTCGGAACGCAGGATCTCGGTGCCGCCCTCGAAACCCACGCGCTCGTTGCCGTAGACGTCGGTGGCCGAGCCCTGGAACTCCAGGTCGATGGCGAGCGGGCGGGTGACGTCCTTGATCGTCAGGTCGCCGGTCACGCGGTACGCCTCGCCGCCGAGCTGCTCGACACGGGTGGAGCGGAAGGTCATCTTCGGGAACTTCTCGGCGTCGAAGAAGTCGCCGCTGCGCAGGTGGCCGTCGCGGTCGGCGATGCCGGTGTCGACGGACGCGATGTCCACGTCGATCGTGGCCGAGGAGTTGGCCGGCTGGGAGCCGTCCAGCTTCAGGGCGCCCTCGTGGGAGCCGAACGTGCCGCGGACGTTGGTGACCATGGCGTGGCGCACGGTGAACCCGATGCTGCTGTGGGCGGGGTCGATCGTGTACTCGCCGGTCAGCGCGGCCAGCGCGGGGTCGACCTGCGCGGGCACGGTGGCGGTGGCGGTGTCGGTGTCGGACTTGCGGCTGAAGATACCCATGACGTGCTCCTTGGGGACGGGCGCCGAGGGAGTTCGGCGGGGGCGGAGGAAGCTTGTTTAAGCTTCAACGAAATCGACTGTAACGCCATTCCGTTCAACTTTCAACATCTCCTGCGGCAGGGACGGCGGGATTCGTCGGACGAGGTGCTTCCGCCCTCTGGCGGACGCGCGTAGAACTCGGGCACCATCTGACTGCTCCACCTGCACCGCCGTCCCACCCCTCACAGGTTCACCACGGACATCAGCAGGAGGGAATCCCCCATGGAAGCCCGTACCGCAGCCGGTCCCAGGCTCCGCTCCGCCGTCACCGCGCTCGCGCTCGTCCTCGGCGCCCTGTTCGCACCGGGGTTCGGCGTGTTCGGCGCCGCGACCGAGGCGCACGCCGCCACCAAGATCAGTCACGCCACCGCGACCTCGATGTTCAGTTCCCGGGGCATCACCTGGTCGTCGTCGGGCGGCTGCTCCAACCGCAACAACCCGACGTGCACCTCCTTCGACCAGCTCAACCTCGCCAGTGCCCAGGGAGCCCAGACGCTGAAGAGCGCCAGCGGCTGCGCGCTCAACATCACCGGCGGCACGGAGACCGGCCACGCC
It encodes the following:
- a CDS encoding S8 family peptidase gives rise to the protein MRNRTRLSACAAAAAAMILSTGLTTASANADPSPTRATPAPLYRSSAPVEGQYIVSLSPGGIDGETLAKEMGLTSLFTYSSVISGFAAKLTPEQLAAVRSTAGVAAVEQDAVVSAVGAPRAGRAPAASWGLDRIDQTDLPLDQDFTVNGTGEGTTGYILDTGIEYGHSEFGGRARYGYDAVGDGRAGADCNGHGTHVAGTVGGATYGVARQADLVSVRVLDCEGSGTWSGIMAGLDWIALDADQPAVMNASLGGAYSRMVNDALDRVAASGVVPVVAAGNDDADACDVSPASAPRAFTVGASDAQDREASFSNHGECLALYAPGTAIVSARMGGGSVAHNGTSMAAPHVAGVALLARQANPAAGAEEIESSLLAAAVEDTLTVDAGSPNRLVNTGGL
- a CDS encoding YceI family protein; translation: MGIFSRKSDTDTATATVPAQVDPALAALTGEYTIDPAHSSIGFTVRHAMVTNVRGTFGSHEGALKLDGSQPANSSATIDVDIASVDTGIADRDGHLRSGDFFDAEKFPKMTFRSTRVEQLGGEAYRVTGDLTIKDVTRPLAIDLEFQGSATDVYGNERVGFEGGTEILRSEWGLTWNAALEAGGVMVSDKVRLTFDISAIKAAA